One part of the Planctomycetia bacterium genome encodes these proteins:
- a CDS encoding FAD-linked oxidase C-terminal domain-containing protein yields MAASLPTRFIDDLRRALGTENVLSARSDLLVYECDGFVIEKNSPDVVVFPRSTEEVAQIVKLCRQYEVPFVPRGAGTSLAGGCLPVGGGVMIVVTKMKEILEINTRDRYAVVQPGVVNVWLTQALKGTGFHYAPDPSSQGACTIGGNVATNSGGPHTLKYGVTVNHVLGVEVVMADGTVVQFGGPAENNPGLDLTGVMIGSEGTLGIATKVWVRLTRDPQGWRTMLGVFDSVTDATNAISEIIGAGIVPAALEMMDQGILVAVEEAFHFGFPLDAQAILLIEVDGLEAGLDAQRDRIVELCLKSGAREVRQAKTPKERQLLWKCRKQAFGAVGRLSPSYCTQDGVVPRTKLPEILRSIIAIGEKYQLRIVNVFHAGDGNIHPILLFDERDAAQVERVLEASNEILQACLDCGGSVTGEHGIGVEKIGFMRKMFTEDDLDVMGRLRNAFNPTGLLSPAKMLPVAGACGMEQKHPGRRAAL; encoded by the coding sequence GTGGCCGCCTCCCTCCCCACCCGCTTCATCGACGACCTCCGCCGTGCCCTCGGCACGGAAAACGTCCTTTCCGCTCGGAGCGATTTGCTCGTTTACGAGTGCGATGGGTTCGTGATTGAAAAGAACTCGCCGGACGTGGTGGTGTTTCCGCGGTCGACGGAGGAGGTCGCGCAGATCGTGAAGCTCTGTCGGCAATATGAAGTGCCGTTCGTGCCGCGCGGAGCGGGCACGAGCCTTGCTGGCGGGTGCCTGCCGGTCGGCGGCGGCGTGATGATTGTCGTTACGAAGATGAAGGAAATTCTGGAGATCAACACCCGCGATCGCTACGCCGTCGTGCAGCCCGGCGTGGTGAATGTCTGGCTGACGCAGGCGCTCAAAGGGACGGGCTTTCACTACGCGCCGGACCCGTCGAGCCAAGGCGCCTGCACGATCGGCGGCAACGTGGCCACCAACTCCGGCGGTCCGCACACGCTCAAGTACGGCGTCACGGTGAATCACGTGCTGGGCGTGGAAGTCGTGATGGCCGACGGCACGGTCGTGCAATTCGGCGGGCCGGCTGAGAATAATCCCGGTTTGGATCTCACCGGCGTGATGATCGGCAGCGAAGGGACGCTCGGCATCGCCACCAAGGTCTGGGTCCGCCTGACGCGCGATCCGCAAGGTTGGCGGACCATGCTCGGCGTGTTCGATTCGGTCACCGACGCCACGAACGCCATCAGCGAAATCATCGGCGCCGGAATTGTGCCGGCGGCGCTGGAGATGATGGACCAGGGCATCCTGGTCGCCGTCGAAGAAGCGTTTCACTTCGGCTTTCCGCTCGACGCCCAGGCGATTTTGCTGATCGAAGTCGACGGGCTCGAAGCCGGCCTCGACGCGCAGCGCGATCGCATCGTCGAACTGTGCTTGAAGTCCGGCGCGCGCGAAGTCCGCCAGGCGAAAACGCCTAAGGAGCGGCAACTGCTCTGGAAATGCCGCAAGCAAGCCTTCGGCGCGGTGGGGCGATTGAGCCCGAGCTATTGCACACAAGACGGCGTGGTGCCGCGCACAAAACTGCCGGAGATTTTGCGGAGCATCATCGCCATCGGCGAAAAATACCAACTGCGGATCGTCAACGTCTTCCACGCCGGCGACGGCAACATTCATCCGATCTTGCTGTTCGACGAGCGCGACGCCGCACAAGTGGAACGCGTGCTGGAAGCCAGCAACGAAATCCTCCAGGCCTGCCTCGATTGCGGCGGCAGCGTGACCGGCGAGCACGGCATCGGCGTGGAAAAAATCGGCTTCATGCGCAAGATGTTCACCGAAGACGACCTGGATGTGATGGGCCGCTTACGCAACGCCTTCAATCCCACGGGACTACTTAGCCCAGCCAAGATGCTGCCCGTCGCCGGCGCGTGCGGGATGGAGCAGAAACACCCGGGGAGGAGAGCCGCGCTCTAA
- the bamE gene encoding outer membrane protein assembly factor BamE → MRLPRFTLRELLVGVAAWAMLAAVGSCVYKAIPNSVTRAEVAQLQTGMTRVEVIEILGEPDNADDWVRDGKRYERWGYGIWGWLVTFEDDRFVHAEPF, encoded by the coding sequence ATGCGATTGCCCCGATTTACTCTCCGCGAGCTATTGGTTGGCGTCGCCGCCTGGGCGATGCTCGCGGCAGTTGGATCGTGTGTATACAAAGCCATACCGAATTCCGTAACGCGAGCAGAAGTTGCGCAATTGCAGACGGGAATGACAAGAGTCGAAGTCATTGAAATTCTCGGCGAACCAGACAACGCGGACGACTGGGTGCGCGATGGGAAGCGATATGAAAGGTGGGGCTACGGCATCTGGGGTTGGCTAGTCACGTTTGAAGACGATCGGTTTGTGCATGCGGAGCCGTTCTAG